One genomic region from Macellibacteroides fermentans encodes:
- a CDS encoding ATP-binding protein has product MEAFFKTHNYLIEHLQSPVRRGLMDEINWNDRLIGIKGSRGVGKTTFLLQYARENFDPNTKECLYINLNHFYFTERSLIDFASEFRAKGGKVLLIDQVFKYPEWSKELRFCYDNYPDLKIVFSGSSVMRLKEENPDLSGKVVSYNLRGFSFREYLNLMSGASFPAYSFETILENHQEIAKQICDEVRPLAFFPDYLHHGFYPFFLEKRNFSENLLKTMNMMLEVDVLYIKQIEQSYLPKLRKLLYLLATTAPCTPNVSQLSKEIQTSRATIMNYIKYLTDARLVNMMYRVGEEFPKKPVRVYMYNSNLMYPIRPMAVNPQAVRETFFFNQMQKDNRLNEGVRNAHFLVNLKHNFRIEENLKGKINPELYYAVEKAEVGGDNIIPLWLFGFLY; this is encoded by the coding sequence GTGGAAGCATTTTTTAAGACACATAATTATCTTATAGAGCATTTGCAGTCGCCGGTACGCAGAGGGTTGATGGATGAAATTAACTGGAACGACCGTCTGATTGGGATTAAAGGTTCTCGGGGCGTTGGAAAAACTACATTTCTACTTCAATACGCACGTGAAAATTTTGACCCTAATACGAAAGAATGTCTTTATATTAATTTGAATCATTTCTATTTCACAGAACGTTCGTTAATTGATTTTGCTTCGGAATTCAGAGCAAAAGGCGGAAAGGTTCTGTTGATAGACCAGGTTTTCAAATATCCGGAATGGTCGAAGGAACTACGTTTCTGCTATGATAACTATCCCGATCTCAAGATTGTTTTTTCCGGATCGTCGGTGATGCGACTGAAGGAAGAGAATCCTGATTTGTCGGGCAAGGTTGTATCGTACAACCTGCGTGGATTTTCATTCAGGGAGTACCTTAATCTGATGTCGGGAGCTTCGTTCCCTGCCTATTCGTTTGAAACGATTCTTGAAAATCATCAGGAGATAGCGAAGCAAATATGTGATGAGGTGAGGCCGTTGGCTTTTTTTCCGGACTATCTGCATCATGGATTTTATCCATTTTTCCTTGAAAAGCGAAATTTCTCGGAAAATCTTTTGAAAACCATGAATATGATGTTGGAGGTGGATGTTCTTTACATAAAACAAATCGAACAAAGTTATCTGCCTAAACTGAGGAAACTACTGTACTTATTGGCAACTACAGCGCCTTGTACGCCCAATGTAAGTCAGCTTAGCAAAGAGATTCAGACTTCGAGGGCTACTATAATGAACTATATCAAGTACCTTACGGATGCCCGTCTAGTGAATATGATGTACCGGGTGGGAGAGGAGTTTCCCAAAAAGCCGGTTCGAGTATATATGTATAATTCCAATTTAATGTATCCGATACGACCGATGGCTGTAAATCCTCAGGCTGTAAGAGAGACTTTCTTTTTCAATCAGATGCAAAAAGATAACCGGTTGAATGAGGGAGTAAGGAACGCTCACTTTTTAGTGAACCTGAAGCATAATTTCAGAATTGAAGAAAACCTGAAAGGGAAGATCAATCCCGAATTGTATTATGCCGTTGAAAAAGCCGAAGTGGGAGGAGATAATATAATTCCTCTTTGGTTGTTCGGATTCTTATATTAA